The stretch of DNA TAGACTTCTGGAAATTGAACGGGGAGCGCAAACAGGAAGCCTGCGCCCGGGCGTATTTCGGATGGTTGCTCTTGGAACTGGGATTGCCGGAGGAAGCGATCGAAGAAGCGACCCGAGCGTTGGATCTGGCCGACAAGACGGCAGACCCGAAAGCACAAAGCCTGGCGACCAACGTCATTGGAATTATCTTCTGGTACAACAAGCAGCCCGACCGGGCCATCTTGATGAGCGAGAGGTCCGTCGCAATCGCCAGATCGATCGGCAACAAGACCTATGAAGGCTGGTGGCTCATCAATCTCGGCGGCGCTCATTCGGAAGCCGGATATATCGCGGAGGCGCTCGGTCGGCCGGAGGAAGGACGCCAGATGCTGGTGAGAGCGCTGGAACTGACCGAACTGGCGCTCGACATCGCAACCGAGACCGGCGACGGCTGGGCTGCTCGCATCTGTCTCGGCAATAAAGCCGAGTTCCTCAGTCACCTGGGCGAACATGACGAGGCGCTCCAGTGCATGGTCCGCTACCGGCTATTTCAAGAGAACAGCTATATCAGGGACAGGCAGCAATATCTCTACACCCTGGGCCAGATCTACAACAATTCCGGAAGATTCGAAGAAGCCCTGTCGCCGCTGCTCGAGGCGATGGAGCTGATCGACGCAGGCGGCAGTTTCGATTCCTGTATCCTGATCTATCTCTATCTGTCGCAGGCCTATGAGGGGCTGGGACAGTTCGATCCGGCGCTGGCGGCGCATAAAAAATACCATCAAGCCTATTTGCGCAATAGTGCCGAAAAAACCCAGCAGCGCGCACGTCTCGCCGAAATCTACTATGAAACCAAGCGGTTTAAAGAAGTTGCCGAAACGGAGTCGAAGCGCGCAGAAACGCTGGAGGCCTCCTATCAGAAATTGCAGGAGCAAACCGATATCCTTGCCAGTGCCGTCTATCTGGACGTACTGACCGGGCTCTATAACCGCAAATATCTCGACAGCCGCTTCAAAGAGTTGACATCTGAGAAGCGCCCATATTCCATCGCGATGCTGGATGTCGACCACTTCAAGTCGATCAACGACAACTTCTCTCACATGATCGGCGACCGGGTCCTGGGTGCCATTGGAACTATATTGCGCAGCCAGTTGCGCATTACCGATCAGGCAATTCGCTTTGGCGGCGAGGAGTTCGTCGTCCTGTTCGCCGGCGCTCCCCGAGGCGCCGCAGATCTCTGTGAGAGGCTGCGTTTAGCCATTGAACGATGGGACTGGTCCGAGATCTGCAACGGGCTGCACGTCACGATCAGCATTGGGCTCGCCAGTACCCTGTCTGCCAAGTCTCCGAACGATATTTTGGCGATCGCCGATCAGAATCTCTACGCGGCGAAAAAGACCGGTCGCAATCGCATTGTTTCGTAGCGCTCTCAGCTCCAATCGGGTGTCGCGTCTGTGGCAATGGTGTGTCTATAGCCCCTCGATGTCGAGGATAAAGGCGAATTCGCCGGCAAGCCCCGGCGAGTGGGCGATGACAGGCCCGCCCTGCGCAAGCAGCCTGTCGACCGGCGGCATCACCACCATCGCGCCGCCCTCCTCGGCGATGAGTGCCCCGGCCAGCATGTCCCAGGCATTGAGGTGGCGTTCATAGTAGAGATCGGCGGCACCCTCGGCGACGCGGACGAGGTCGATGGCGGCAGCACCCATGCGGCGATAATCCATGCCCCGTTCATGGAGCCGCCGCGAGAGCGCGAGATGGTCGTCGAAGCTCGTCTTGCGGGAATGGCCGAGAATGACAAGGGCATTGGCCGGATCGACGGTCGCAGCCGCATGGACCGGAATCCCGTCCTTGAAGGCGCCACCGCCGCGCACTGCGTGAAAGACCTTGTCTCCGGCGGCGTCGTAAACCACGCCGATCTCCACCTTTCCGCCGACGACGAAGGCGATCGAGACGCCCCAGTGCCGGAAGCCCCTGATATAGTTGGTCGTGCCGTCGATCGGATCGACGACCCAGGTGCCGCCCTTACCCGATCGCCCGCCGCTCTCTTCGCCCATGAACGTATCATCGGGAAAGCGCGAGAGCAGGCCGTCGCGGATTGCCTGCTCGGCCCTCCTGTCGGCGATGGTGACGAAATCCTGCAATCCCTTGTTCTCGACGGTGAGCGAGCCGGAGTCGGAATCGTGCCGAAACCGGGCGGTTTCCCGCCCGACTTCGAGAGCAACGGTGATCGCGACCTCCGCCCGTGCACGGATGGCGGCGGGATCGAATGCGGCATTCATCAGGCAGTCCTTCTTCTGATCAGTGTCACTGGCGTAAATTCGACACGCGCCGTCAGGTCCGGCTCGACAATCCGGCTCATCAGCAGGTCGACCGTCTTTTCGGCCTGGACGTCGCAGGGTTGGCGGATGGTCGTGAGATCATAGGCGGTCCAGCTCGCCTGAGGAATGTCGTCATGGCCGATGATGGAGAGCGGCGGCGCATCATCGCGGCCGCGACCCTGCATGACCCGGTCGATGACGCCGCAGGCCATGTAATCATTGGCGCAAAACAGTCCGTCGATGCCGGATGCGGCAAGTTCAGCAGCCGCATCATAGCCGCTTCGGTAGTCGTTGATCCTGACCTGCACGAACTCGGCCTCGACGCCGAGCTGCTTGCATCGCGCAATGAAGGCCTCGCTGCGTCGCCGCGCCGTATAGGATATGGCAGGTGCGGCCATCACGGCGGGCCTTTGCACGCCGCTGTCGATCAGGTGGGTTGCGGCGAGATGGCCGGCCATACAATCATCGGAGAGGATGCGGTCTACGAAGGGGATGTCGTTGCCCTTGTTAATCAGCACGATCGGCACGCCCTCGGCCGCGCATTGCTCGCAGATCTCGGTCGGCGGGGCATCCGAGGTGACGATAACGCCTGATACGGCGTAATGCAGCAGTTGGCCGATGACCGTCGAAGTATCGGCCTCCGGCGAGGTTGGCAGCAGGATGGGGCGGAAATTGCGGGCGAGCAGCACTCTTGCCAGATTCTCGATCTGCAGCGTGCGGAACGGATTGTCGAGGCCGGCCGCGACGAGGCCGACGAGATCGGAGCGTTTGTTGGTCAGGCTTCTGGCAAGATAGTTCACCCGGTAGCCGAGCTCCTTGGCGGCTTGGTAGACTTTTTCGCGCGTCTTCGGCGAGACGCTGGCATCCGGCGTGAAGGCGCGCGACACGGCAGCGCGCGAGACGCCCGCCACGCGCGCCACGTCGAAGGAGGTTACCTTGCGCGGTCCCTTATCCCTGTCTGCCAACTGCTTTTTCCCTGCCTGCCGGTGGCCGCATCAGATCGGGCAGATCCGTGCAGATGCCGAGAACCGGAAGCTTCATGATATCAGCGAGGATGGCCGGCCGTTCCTCGTGCCAAAGCACGATCTCGCGGCCTTCCTCGAAGGCGCGACGCATCAACGCGTCGGTCACCAGATCCTGCGGACGCTCGCCTGCCCTCTCCCAGCACAGATGGAGGATATCGGCCCCGGCCTCGTCGCCGAGCGCATGCGGATCGTGGCCGACACGGATCAGCACGGAAAGCGGAAAATCGCAGGCGGCGTCGCGGAGTTCGCGCACCTGAGCCGTATCGAAGGAACCGAGACAGGCGAAACGCTGGTTCATCTCGGCAAGGTGCTGCCAGCAGTGCAGGCCTGTCCCGGGCGCCTTCAGCTCGACATAGAGGCCGCTCCCGGTCTCGCGGCCGAGCGCGGCCACCTCCGAAAAACTCGGCACGTCGACGCCGTCGAGCTCGGCAAGCTCCGCAGCCGTCATCTCGGAAATGCGGCGGTCGATGCCGAAGACGCGCTCGAGGTGGTCGTCATGCGAGACGACGACCACGCCGTCCTTGGTCAACTGCGTGTCGAGCTCCCACATCTCAGCCCCGAGTTCGGCGGCGCGGCGGAAGGCGGTGATGGTGTTTTCACGTTCATGGCCGCTGGCGCCGCGATGGCCGATGCAGAAGGGAAGCTGGCCCTTGCCCGACGGCCAGCCATAACGCTCGAAAAATGCCGAGAAATCGCGGGGCATCAGAGCCTCCTGCCGTTTTCGTCGAAGACGAAGACGCCGCGGCTGTCGATCGCCCAGCGGACGTCGTCGCCGACGTGGATATCACTGCGTACCGGCTGGATGGAGCGCAGCAGTGGTCCGCCGGCAAGAGCCACGTCGTAGAGGTTCTCGCGACCCTGTGTCTCGGCAAAGGTGACCTTGCCCGCCACGGCGATGTCGCCTGCCGGCGTAAAATGCTCCGGCCGGACGCCGAGCATCAGCTTGGTGCCCTCGGCGGCGCCGATTGTATCCGGCAGCGGCACGCGGATCTCGCTTTGCGGGATTGTGAAGGCGCCCTTGTCCACGACGCCGCGCAGGAAGGTGATCGGCGGATTGCCGAGAAAGCCGGCGACGAAAGCCGTCTTCGGATCGTTGTACATTTCGGCCGGCGTGGCGATCTGGACGATCTCGCCTTCCTTCATGATGGCGATGCGGTCACACATGCTCATCGCCTCCACCTGGTCGTGGGTGACGAGAATGGCGGTGATGCCGGTTTCGCGCTGCAGGCGGCGGATTTCCGATCGCATTTCGAGGCGCAGCTTGGCGTCGAGATTGGCGAGCGGCTCGTCGAGCAGCAGCACATCCGGCTTGCGGATCAGCGCCCGCGCCAGGGCCACGCGCTGCTGCTGGCCGCCGGAAAGCTCAGCTGGCCGGCGGCCCATCAGGTTGCCGATGTGAACGAGAGTGGCGATGCGGTCGACTTCCTTGCGGATTTCGGCGGCCGCTATGCCCTTCACCTTCAGCGGAAAGCCGATGTTCTCGGCAACCGTCATGTGCGGATAGAGCGCATAGGATTGGAAGACGACGCCGACATTGCGGACCTGGCTGGGCAGGTCCGTGACGTCGCGGTCGCCGAAGAGGATGCGCCCGCCGCTTGGCCGATGGATGCCGCAGACGGAAAACAGCGTCGTCGATTTGCCGCAGCCGGAAGGGCCGAGCAGCGCCAGCATTTCGCCGTTGCCCACTTCAAGCGTCATGTTCTCGATGACTTTGGTGGAGCCGAAGCTCTTCGAAAAATTGTCGAGGAGGATGCGCATCAGCCTTTGCTCCCGCCGCCGTAGATGTTCATGAGATATTTGTTGAAGAGCGCGTAAACGATCAGCACCGGAACGAGGTAGAAGACGCCGACCGCTTTGAACATGTTGAAGTCATAGTTGTTGTCGTCGGCGAGGAAGGCCGCGAGATAGACCGAAAGCACCTGCACCTGGTTACCAGGCGCCAGCACCTGCGGCAGGATGAATTCACCCCAGCCGGAGAGGAAAGAAAACAGGCCGAGCGCCATGATGCCGGGCTTGACCTGCGGCAGCACGAGGCTGCGCCAGACCCGGAAGCGCGAGGCGCCGTCGACGACGCCGGCCATCTCGATTTCCCAGGGCACTGTGTCGTAGAAGCCCTTCATCAGCCAGATGCCGAGCGGCAGGTCGATCGCCGCCTTCACCAGGATGACGCCGATCAGCGAATTGTAGAGGCCGATCATCTGCAGCACGATGAAGATGGCGATGATCAGCGTCACCGACGGAAAGGCATGCAGCACCATGACGCCGGCAAGGAAGAAGCCGCGCGCCGGGACGTTCAGCCGTGACAGCACGTAGCCCGCCATCGACGAGACGATAAGCACGAGACTGGTGGTGCAGGCAGCAAAGAGCAGCGTATTCACAGTCACCTGCCAGATGTTCGCCTTGCCCTCTGTCGTCTGCCACAGGAAGCGCCAGTGCTGGAGCGTCAAGCCCGAAGGCAGCAGCGCATCGGCCTGCTTGACCGTCACGGTGTCGAGGAAGAGATAAACATACATCAGGAGCAGCGGCAGGCTGACGATGGTCAGCGCCGATATGACAGGCCAGCTGCGGTAATTTGCCGAGGGCTGCGATCGTTCGGCCATGGTCAATCCTCGATCAAGGGCTTGGCGACAAGCGTGCCGTAGTTGAAGACGCGCAGATAGAGGAGCGACAGCATCACGCCGATGACGACGAGCACCAATGCCATGGCCGCACCCAACCCGTATTCGAGGTTGCCGGCATAATTTCTCAGCGCCGTGTGATAGGCGGAGAGCGCCCAGACCTCGGTCGCGTTGCCCGGTCCGCCATTGGTGGCAAGCAGGATTTCATTGAAGGAGGCAAGCAGCGACAAGGTCTGATAGCAGGTGACGAAGAGGATCGGCCAACGCATCTGCGGCAGGACAATGTAGCGGATCTGTTGCCAGCGCGAGGCGCCATCGACCTCGCTCGCATAGAACTGGCTCTTCGGAATGGCCTTCATCGCCGAGGAGAACACCAGCATGCCCATCGAGGCGCCGATGAAGCCGTTGATCAACACGACGAAGAGCCAAGCGTTATAAGCGTTATCGAGAAGATAGTTCTTCGGCGGATAACCGAACTTTCCCATCAAGATAGAGATGAATCCGCTGTCCCAGGCGAGCCACTTCCACAACAGGACGTATATGACGACGGGCGTGATGCGCGGCAGGAGCCAGATGCCGCGGAAGATAGAGGCAGGCGTCGGCCGCATGTAATGCGTCAGGATGGCGAGCAGCAGCGCATAACCGACATTGAAGAGCATCAGCACCAGCGCAACGTAGAGCACTGTATTGAAAAGCACACGTGCCATATCGGGCGACGTGGCCATGCGTGAGAAATTGTCGGTGGTCCAGGTCCAGCCGGTATAGGTGACCCTGGCGACGGTTTCCTTCTGTTCCGGTGTCAGCTTGAATCCCAGACTGTCCAGTGCCGAAAAGAGCTGCTCCTTGCTGTCGAAGCGGGTGTTGAGGACGGAGCGGTTGAACTGTTCGGAGATCTGCTTGACCTCGCGTGTCGAAGGTCTCTCGGCAAGATCCTTGATCATGCGCTCGACGTCGCGGCGCACCGTGAACACCTCACCTGCATGTTTGGCGCGCAACTCCGTGGCAATCCCAGGCGCAAGCCCGAGAGCCTCGACGGCTTTGAGGCCCGTTTCATCGATCGTGTAGCGCGGTTCGGCCATTTCGGCGGCAATGTCTGGTAATGCCGATTTCAGCGCGATCAGGGAGTTGGGCGCGATCTGGTAGACACCGCCGGAAATACCCGTCGCCGTCGTCATGCTGGTCATCGAAAAGACCGCCGTCAGAACGACCGGCATCAGGAAGAAGAGGATGATCATGATCGCGGCAGGCGCGATCATCACCAGTCCGAGCGCTCTGGACGATTTCATGAAAGCCCTCTCATCGCGGACCGACCGGGCGGCGATGTTGCCGCCGCCCGGAAGAGTGCTTCGATCTTAGCGGATGACGATCTTGTCGCCGAGCGTGCTCTTCAGCTCGCTCTCTGCATCACTGACCGCGGCGTCTACGGTCTTGGCGCCGGTCCAGGATGCCTCGAGGTTCTTCCACATGATGTTCCAATATTTGCCGAAATCGGAATTGTTGGGCATCGCATTGGCATGCGGCAGCAGGCGCTCGGTGGCTTCACGTGTCCAGCGGTCGGCCGAGTAGAAGTCGACGGTGGATTCCGACTTGGAGATGCCGAGATGGGCTGATTTGACCGCATGCAGCGCGTTGGTGCGCGGCTCGGAGGCGATCTTGACCAGCTGGGCGGCAATCTCGGTGTCTTCCTGGTCGTGACCTGCGGTCAGCAGGTAGACGAGCGGATGGGTCAGCGTATTGGCCTTGCCGCCTTCGCCGGCGGGGATCAGCGTGAAGATCACGTTGCCGAAGAAATCCTTCAGGCCTTCCTGGTTGACGAGGCGGGCATAGTGCCATGTGCCGCCGTCCCAGATGCCGGCCTTGCCGGTGGCGACTTCCTTCCACCACTGGTCGCCCGGCATGCCGATGTGGTTCTTCTTGGTGACGCCTGCCTTCACGGCATCGGCGAAGAACTGATAGGTGCGGGTCATCGCCGCCTTGTCGAAAACGAGCTTGCCGCCTTCTTCCATCGTGCCGCCGAAGCTGGTGTAGAATTGCCAGTAATCAGGGCCGTTGCTGGTACGCGGATAAAAACCGTAGCCGGCCTGGACGAGACCCTTGTCCTGCATCTTCTTGGCGTCTTCGAGCAGGTTCTTCATGGTGTACTTGCCGTCCTGGACGTTCTGCGGCAGCGCGTCCAGATCGGCATCGCTGTAACCGATCGCCTTCATGTAAGGCTTCCAGA from Rhizobium sp. WSM4643 encodes:
- a CDS encoding glycerophosphodiester phosphodiesterase, which gives rise to MPRDFSAFFERYGWPSGKGQLPFCIGHRGASGHERENTITAFRRAAELGAEMWELDTQLTKDGVVVVSHDDHLERVFGIDRRISEMTAAELAELDGVDVPSFSEVAALGRETGSGLYVELKAPGTGLHCWQHLAEMNQRFACLGSFDTAQVRELRDAACDFPLSVLIRVGHDPHALGDEAGADILHLCWERAGERPQDLVTDALMRRAFEEGREIVLWHEERPAILADIMKLPVLGICTDLPDLMRPPAGREKAVGRQG
- a CDS encoding inositol monophosphatase family protein yields the protein MNAAFDPAAIRARAEVAITVALEVGRETARFRHDSDSGSLTVENKGLQDFVTIADRRAEQAIRDGLLSRFPDDTFMGEESGGRSGKGGTWVVDPIDGTTNYIRGFRHWGVSIAFVVGGKVEIGVVYDAAGDKVFHAVRGGGAFKDGIPVHAAATVDPANALVILGHSRKTSFDDHLALSRRLHERGMDYRRMGAAAIDLVRVAEGAADLYYERHLNAWDMLAGALIAEEGGAMVVMPPVDRLLAQGGPVIAHSPGLAGEFAFILDIEGL
- a CDS encoding extracellular solute-binding protein, with amino-acid sequence MTILPTLKSLAVAAAILASTSAIALAKDVHISVWAGGTGPNDVYRLDAIEIAAQELQREAALKGEDLKITVEKKPYSAWEDFKQALTLAAEAKTAPNIVVSGHEDIAPWSQAGLIVPIEDYVDLDSWPLSDIYENLLKIASYNGTVYGIPQDAESRPMFFWKPYMKAIGYSDADLDALPQNVQDGKYTMKNLLEDAKKMQDKGLVQAGYGFYPRTSNGPDYWQFYTSFGGTMEEGGKLVFDKAAMTRTYQFFADAVKAGVTKKNHIGMPGDQWWKEVATGKAGIWDGGTWHYARLVNQEGLKDFFGNVIFTLIPAGEGGKANTLTHPLVYLLTAGHDQEDTEIAAQLVKIASEPRTNALHAVKSAHLGISKSESTVDFYSADRWTREATERLLPHANAMPNNSDFGKYWNIMWKNLEASWTGAKTVDAAVSDAESELKSTLGDKIVIR
- a CDS encoding carbohydrate ABC transporter permease — its product is MKSSRALGLVMIAPAAIMIILFFLMPVVLTAVFSMTSMTTATGISGGVYQIAPNSLIALKSALPDIAAEMAEPRYTIDETGLKAVEALGLAPGIATELRAKHAGEVFTVRRDVERMIKDLAERPSTREVKQISEQFNRSVLNTRFDSKEQLFSALDSLGFKLTPEQKETVARVTYTGWTWTTDNFSRMATSPDMARVLFNTVLYVALVLMLFNVGYALLLAILTHYMRPTPASIFRGIWLLPRITPVVIYVLLWKWLAWDSGFISILMGKFGYPPKNYLLDNAYNAWLFVVLINGFIGASMGMLVFSSAMKAIPKSQFYASEVDGASRWQQIRYIVLPQMRWPILFVTCYQTLSLLASFNEILLATNGGPGNATEVWALSAYHTALRNYAGNLEYGLGAAMALVLVVIGVMLSLLYLRVFNYGTLVAKPLIED
- a CDS encoding GGDEF domain-containing protein translates to MLVSDMQGVDAETNTRQANSSLQEAWHLGCTGRSLEALTLAGEILVDAEARGDDRLAAQCDTDIAWYCFQIGKAELGLTHIRRAVDFWKLNGERKQEACARAYFGWLLLELGLPEEAIEEATRALDLADKTADPKAQSLATNVIGIIFWYNKQPDRAILMSERSVAIARSIGNKTYEGWWLINLGGAHSEAGYIAEALGRPEEGRQMLVRALELTELALDIATETGDGWAARICLGNKAEFLSHLGEHDEALQCMVRYRLFQENSYIRDRQQYLYTLGQIYNNSGRFEEALSPLLEAMELIDAGGSFDSCILIYLYLSQAYEGLGQFDPALAAHKKYHQAYLRNSAEKTQQRARLAEIYYETKRFKEVAETESKRAETLEASYQKLQEQTDILASAVYLDVLTGLYNRKYLDSRFKELTSEKRPYSIAMLDVDHFKSINDNFSHMIGDRVLGAIGTILRSQLRITDQAIRFGGEEFVVLFAGAPRGAADLCERLRLAIERWDWSEICNGLHVTISIGLASTLSAKSPNDILAIADQNLYAAKKTGRNRIVS
- a CDS encoding ABC transporter ATP-binding protein, whose product is MRILLDNFSKSFGSTKVIENMTLEVGNGEMLALLGPSGCGKSTTLFSVCGIHRPSGGRILFGDRDVTDLPSQVRNVGVVFQSYALYPHMTVAENIGFPLKVKGIAAAEIRKEVDRIATLVHIGNLMGRRPAELSGGQQQRVALARALIRKPDVLLLDEPLANLDAKLRLEMRSEIRRLQRETGITAILVTHDQVEAMSMCDRIAIMKEGEIVQIATPAEMYNDPKTAFVAGFLGNPPITFLRGVVDKGAFTIPQSEIRVPLPDTIGAAEGTKLMLGVRPEHFTPAGDIAVAGKVTFAETQGRENLYDVALAGGPLLRSIQPVRSDIHVGDDVRWAIDSRGVFVFDENGRRL
- a CDS encoding LacI family DNA-binding transcriptional regulator, which produces MADRDKGPRKVTSFDVARVAGVSRAAVSRAFTPDASVSPKTREKVYQAAKELGYRVNYLARSLTNKRSDLVGLVAAGLDNPFRTLQIENLARVLLARNFRPILLPTSPEADTSTVIGQLLHYAVSGVIVTSDAPPTEICEQCAAEGVPIVLINKGNDIPFVDRILSDDCMAGHLAATHLIDSGVQRPAVMAAPAISYTARRRSEAFIARCKQLGVEAEFVQVRINDYRSGYDAAAELAASGIDGLFCANDYMACGVIDRVMQGRGRDDAPPLSIIGHDDIPQASWTAYDLTTIRQPCDVQAEKTVDLLMSRIVEPDLTARVEFTPVTLIRRRTA
- a CDS encoding carbohydrate ABC transporter permease; protein product: MAERSQPSANYRSWPVISALTIVSLPLLLMYVYLFLDTVTVKQADALLPSGLTLQHWRFLWQTTEGKANIWQVTVNTLLFAACTTSLVLIVSSMAGYVLSRLNVPARGFFLAGVMVLHAFPSVTLIIAIFIVLQMIGLYNSLIGVILVKAAIDLPLGIWLMKGFYDTVPWEIEMAGVVDGASRFRVWRSLVLPQVKPGIMALGLFSFLSGWGEFILPQVLAPGNQVQVLSVYLAAFLADDNNYDFNMFKAVGVFYLVPVLIVYALFNKYLMNIYGGGSKG